A portion of the Bacillus thuringiensis genome contains these proteins:
- a CDS encoding VanW family protein yields the protein MNIVHLRPKQRSKYRIMLGTWYYSTKRYIQWLVDGKTYAKRLQQEKLPCTAIQHRTILLRKLKDVDMWYQQNKVVNLKIAVKKLNGIVIRPGETFSYWRLIGKPTRKKGYVEGMVLHYGSFQTGIGGGLCQLSNLIYWMTLHTPLTVTERYRHSFDVFPDSRRTQPFGSGATCSYNYLDLQIKNETDQPYQLHLYMTDEYLVGEWRTVYPQLYQYEVYEKEHSIQPAYWGGYIRHNVIQRKVYNQQKQLIEDQYVTENHAIMMYEPLLACNNENSE from the coding sequence ATGAATATAGTGCACTTACGTCCTAAACAGCGGTCTAAGTATCGCATTATGCTAGGGACGTGGTATTACTCTACAAAGAGATACATTCAGTGGTTAGTAGACGGAAAAACATATGCAAAAAGGCTCCAACAAGAAAAGCTACCTTGTACAGCAATTCAGCACCGAACGATATTACTTCGTAAGCTCAAAGATGTAGATATGTGGTATCAACAGAATAAGGTTGTTAATTTGAAAATTGCTGTTAAAAAACTAAATGGTATCGTCATTAGACCAGGAGAAACATTTTCTTACTGGCGTTTAATAGGTAAGCCTACGAGGAAAAAAGGGTATGTAGAAGGTATGGTATTACACTACGGATCTTTTCAAACAGGTATTGGAGGAGGTCTTTGTCAGCTTTCGAATTTAATATATTGGATGACTTTACATACACCACTGACAGTAACAGAACGATATCGTCATAGCTTTGATGTCTTTCCTGATTCTAGGCGAACTCAACCGTTTGGGAGTGGAGCGACTTGTTCCTATAACTATTTGGATTTACAAATTAAAAATGAAACGGACCAACCGTATCAACTTCACCTTTATATGACAGATGAATATTTAGTTGGTGAATGGAGAACAGTCTATCCGCAACTTTATCAATATGAAGTGTATGAGAAAGAACACTCAATTCAACCTGCATACTGGGGCGGTTATATACGACATAATGTGATTCAACGTAAAGTATATAATCAACAGAAACAGTTAATAGAAGATCAATATGTAACGGAGAATCACGCTATAATGATGTATGAACCACTATTAGCTTGTAATAATGAGAATAGTGAGTAA